The Corallococcus caeni genome includes a region encoding these proteins:
- a CDS encoding ribonuclease HI family protein encodes MPPPSLVDVLRHIAREEPLTATVRAFRGLTREHLGQLLDEAAEQLGGGPREAEAPDSEPAPMAEPVSTVPSIEAVGPAAGGALNRVRVYSDGAARGNPGPAGAGAVLMNTEGAVVARLGKFLGHQTNNYAEYMGLLIGLQHAKSLGAREVEVFADSELLIRQLGGRYQVKSPTLKPLFLEAQKLLATFGKVKLAHVPRAQNAEADEMSNRAIDERM; translated from the coding sequence ATGCCGCCCCCTTCGCTCGTCGACGTCCTCCGTCACATCGCCCGTGAGGAGCCGCTGACGGCGACGGTGCGCGCCTTTCGCGGGCTCACCCGCGAGCACCTGGGCCAGCTGCTGGACGAAGCCGCAGAGCAGCTGGGCGGCGGTCCGCGCGAGGCCGAGGCTCCCGATTCGGAGCCCGCCCCGATGGCGGAGCCCGTCTCCACTGTTCCCAGCATCGAGGCCGTGGGCCCGGCGGCGGGTGGAGCGTTGAACCGCGTGCGCGTCTATTCGGACGGAGCGGCGCGAGGCAACCCGGGCCCCGCCGGCGCGGGAGCGGTGCTGATGAACACCGAGGGCGCGGTGGTGGCGCGCCTGGGCAAGTTCCTGGGGCACCAGACGAACAACTACGCCGAGTACATGGGCTTGCTCATCGGCCTGCAGCACGCGAAGAGCCTGGGAGCCCGCGAGGTGGAGGTGTTCGCGGACAGCGAGCTGCTCATCCGTCAGCTGGGTGGGCGCTACCAGGTGAAGAGCCCCACGCTGAAGCCCTTGTTCCTGGAGGCGCAGAAGCTGCTCGCGACCTTCGGCAAGGTGAAGCTCGCCCACGTTCCCCGCGCGCAGAACGCGGAGGCGGACGAGATGAGCAACCGCGCCATCGACGAGCGGATGTAG
- a CDS encoding zinc ribbon domain-containing protein — translation MREKLKALAELQKVDLEVASLRKAADVHPRQISELERELGVARNGIEAERTRVADLEKQKALLEQNITDEKDKVKKWEQRLSDQRSTREYSALAREIDIAKKGILTQSEALTEKVKELGQAREAIKGKEADYATRQQGLSGRMTDLRGKLGESESQVKELEGRRAEVAANVDATLLRRYEVIRKKKLPAMVGVVAGTCQGCNMNLPPQMYNMLRTSLGTDVCPSCNRIIFAIEALQEKPAEK, via the coding sequence TTGCGGGAGAAACTGAAGGCCTTGGCGGAGCTGCAGAAGGTGGACCTCGAGGTCGCCTCGCTCCGGAAGGCGGCGGACGTGCATCCCCGCCAGATTTCCGAGCTGGAGCGGGAGCTGGGGGTCGCGCGCAATGGCATCGAAGCCGAGCGGACACGCGTGGCCGACCTGGAGAAGCAGAAGGCCCTGCTCGAGCAGAACATCACGGACGAGAAGGACAAGGTGAAGAAGTGGGAGCAGCGCCTGTCCGACCAGCGCTCCACGCGTGAGTACTCGGCGCTCGCTCGCGAAATCGACATCGCGAAGAAGGGCATCCTCACCCAATCCGAGGCGCTCACGGAGAAGGTGAAGGAGCTGGGCCAGGCTCGCGAGGCCATCAAGGGCAAGGAGGCGGACTACGCCACCAGGCAGCAGGGCCTGTCGGGCCGGATGACGGACCTGCGCGGGAAGCTGGGCGAGTCCGAGTCCCAGGTGAAGGAGCTGGAGGGGCGCCGCGCGGAAGTCGCCGCGAACGTGGATGCCACCCTGCTCCGCCGCTACGAGGTCATCCGCAAGAAGAAGCTGCCCGCGATGGTGGGCGTGGTGGCCGGCACCTGCCAGGGCTGCAACATGAACCTGCCCCCGCAGATGTACAACATGCTGCGCACCTCGCTGGGCACCGACGTGTGCCCCTCGTGCAACCGCATCATCTTCGCCATCGAAGCGCTGCAGGAGAAGCCCGCCGAGAAGTAA
- a CDS encoding DUF3006 domain-containing protein: MTKKTKPRSRATVDRIEDDVAVLVVDGQQVTRALSTLPSGVREGDVVDLETGTVDTEATESLRDDVRAARERAMRGKKPPAGDFDL, from the coding sequence GTGACGAAGAAGACGAAGCCCCGGTCCAGGGCCACGGTGGACCGCATCGAGGATGACGTCGCCGTGCTGGTGGTGGACGGTCAGCAGGTGACCCGCGCCCTGAGCACCCTGCCGTCCGGCGTGCGCGAAGGCGACGTCGTGGACCTGGAGACCGGAACGGTGGACACCGAAGCCACCGAGTCCCTGCGCGACGACGTCCGCGCCGCGAGGGAACGCGCGATGCGCGGCAAGAAGCCGCCCGCGGGTGACTTCGACCTCTGA
- a CDS encoding TIGR02300 family protein yields the protein MPAKDLGTKHSCYKCGTKFYDMKKPDPICPKCGADQRENVVAKPAEGRRGRLAAAPKVIEPEPEETPAVEDDEESLETFGDDEDAEEAPAAEDDDI from the coding sequence ATGCCGGCGAAGGATCTCGGGACCAAGCACAGCTGCTACAAGTGCGGGACGAAGTTCTACGACATGAAGAAGCCGGACCCCATCTGCCCCAAGTGCGGGGCGGATCAGCGGGAGAACGTGGTCGCCAAGCCCGCCGAGGGCCGGCGTGGCCGCCTGGCCGCGGCTCCGAAGGTCATCGAGCCCGAGCCCGAGGAGACGCCCGCCGTCGAGGACGACGAGGAGAGCCTCGAGACCTTCGGCGATGACGAGGACGCCGAGGAGGCGCCCGCCGCCGAGGACGACGACATCTAG
- a CDS encoding restriction endonuclease subunit S encodes MKSELPVGWVYAKASDVCVSIPNGSTPKAHLMATRGDVPFVKVYNLTFDGSLDFTRDPTFVSRETHETLLRRSRAMPGDVLMNIVGPPLGKVSVLPDTFPEWNFNQAIVAFRARSEAIDNRYLANFLSHEAEAWASKFSKATVGQHNVAVSDCRSLEVPLPPINEQRRIVAKLDALLARSRHAKQALASIPALIERFRQSVLAAAFRGDLTRDWREQNPEVEPVSTLLAREARSTKRRVSRQAIAQARAAGAKFDDLPSTWELTSVARVAELQPGYAFKSSWFSAQGIRLLRGTNIVPGATRWEDTVHLSEERRREFSEYELRAGDLVIAMDRPFVSAGLKIARLTSKDVPSLLLQRVGRFRLGNAIYEDFLLAYLNSDHFKSHIRDQATGTQLPHISGNDIESAPLPLPPLAEQEQISRRIGAAMAALERMSHEVTSATSRIAVLESTILQHAFRGELVPQEPSDEPASALLQRIRAERDKPGDNEPRPRSKRRRDAKVA; translated from the coding sequence ATGAAGTCCGAGCTACCTGTTGGCTGGGTGTACGCCAAGGCTTCCGATGTCTGCGTGTCGATTCCGAATGGCTCAACCCCGAAGGCGCACCTTATGGCGACCAGGGGCGATGTGCCCTTCGTGAAGGTTTACAACCTCACCTTCGACGGTTCGCTCGACTTCACCAGGGATCCGACGTTTGTCTCAAGAGAGACCCACGAGACGCTCCTACGACGGTCACGAGCTATGCCAGGGGATGTTCTTATGAACATCGTCGGCCCACCGCTCGGCAAGGTCTCGGTACTGCCCGACACTTTCCCCGAGTGGAACTTCAATCAGGCCATTGTTGCCTTCCGCGCCCGTTCAGAAGCCATTGATAATCGGTATTTGGCGAACTTCCTCAGTCATGAGGCTGAAGCTTGGGCCTCGAAATTCTCGAAGGCGACCGTCGGACAGCACAATGTGGCCGTATCAGACTGTAGGTCGCTGGAGGTTCCTCTTCCCCCCATCAATGAACAGCGCCGCATCGTCGCCAAGCTCGACGCCCTCCTGGCCCGTAGCCGTCACGCGAAGCAGGCCCTGGCCTCTATCCCAGCGCTGATCGAGAGATTCCGACAGTCAGTGCTCGCAGCTGCGTTCCGAGGCGACCTGACGCGAGATTGGCGCGAGCAAAACCCCGAAGTAGAGCCCGTCTCGACTCTGTTAGCGCGTGAAGCTAGAAGCACAAAACGGAGGGTATCACGTCAGGCCATTGCCCAGGCGAGAGCAGCAGGCGCGAAATTCGATGATCTGCCCTCAACGTGGGAGCTTACGTCAGTTGCTCGAGTTGCAGAACTCCAACCTGGATACGCCTTCAAGAGTTCGTGGTTCAGCGCTCAAGGTATTCGATTGCTTCGAGGAACCAACATTGTCCCTGGGGCAACTCGATGGGAAGACACTGTGCATCTCTCCGAGGAGAGAAGGCGAGAGTTTTCCGAATATGAGCTCCGAGCAGGCGATCTGGTTATTGCGATGGATCGTCCATTCGTCTCTGCTGGGTTGAAAATCGCGCGTTTGACCTCCAAAGACGTGCCGAGTCTGCTGCTCCAGCGTGTCGGTCGATTCCGACTCGGCAACGCGATTTATGAAGACTTCTTGCTGGCGTATCTGAATAGCGATCATTTCAAGTCACATATTCGAGATCAGGCAACTGGGACTCAGCTCCCGCATATCAGCGGAAATGACATCGAGTCTGCGCCACTGCCGCTCCCACCACTAGCTGAGCAGGAACAGATTAGCCGCCGAATCGGCGCAGCAATGGCTGCACTCGAACGCATGTCGCACGAGGTTACCTCAGCGACTTCGCGCATTGCTGTGCTCGAATCAACCATCCTTCAGCATGCATTCCGGGGCGAGCTTGTGCCCCAAGAGCCCTCCGACGAGCCCGCTTCAGCACTTCTCCAGCGGATCCGAGCAGAACGAGACAAACCTGGCGACAACGAACCTCGCCCGCGCTCGAAGCGGCGCCGCGATGCCAAGGTCGCCTGA
- a CDS encoding ComEC/Rec2 family competence protein produces the protein MKARIALGVGLLLASLACQQQPSAPPAQAAPEKSRYFGGAPDGKLHVYFFDVGAGDAALIVTPRGNTVLVDSGPASAESHLVNRLPELLRRELDLVVLTQPDPRHHGALEAVLKRVGARRLMEPQLPDTSKAYDALLTAVGSRGVQIFSPAPSSSAPKELVRLTLEDRVNLTVLWPRAPAEPLLKGAADAEGRNAANSIVLRLTYDDTSVVFAGGARGETEARLLERGLLSSATLLKVGSPGVEGANSQAYLEEVRPQAAVMSGDDGLGKNPKVKELLARLRGVDARTFRTDLNGEVHAVSDGKQFELSLQRPSPGEPSSARRIFPGLDPRPPLVRTVKPAPPVKPTPTEPPPAVRTEPARVVEAPRDSAARASNVMDVDDLPTARKGTRTEAPEKAVRSSSSRASMSDSYMASKNKQIFHKATCRSVKLINPENLLTWSTRDAAVKSGRKPAGDCDP, from the coding sequence ATGAAGGCCCGCATCGCGCTGGGAGTGGGGCTGCTGCTCGCCTCCCTGGCCTGTCAGCAGCAGCCGTCCGCGCCGCCCGCGCAGGCCGCCCCGGAGAAGTCGCGCTACTTCGGCGGCGCGCCGGACGGGAAGCTCCACGTGTACTTCTTCGACGTGGGCGCGGGGGACGCCGCGCTCATCGTCACGCCGCGAGGCAACACGGTGCTGGTGGACTCGGGGCCCGCGTCCGCCGAGTCGCACCTGGTGAACCGGCTGCCCGAGCTGCTGCGCCGGGAGCTGGACCTGGTGGTCCTCACGCAGCCGGATCCGAGGCACCACGGCGCGCTGGAGGCGGTGCTCAAGCGCGTGGGGGCGCGGCGGTTGATGGAGCCGCAGCTGCCCGACACGTCGAAGGCCTACGACGCGCTGCTGACGGCCGTCGGGTCGCGAGGGGTGCAGATCTTCTCGCCCGCGCCGTCCTCGTCCGCGCCCAAGGAGCTGGTCCGGCTGACGCTGGAGGACCGGGTGAACCTCACGGTGCTCTGGCCCCGCGCGCCCGCGGAGCCGCTGCTGAAGGGGGCCGCGGACGCGGAGGGGCGCAACGCGGCGAACTCCATCGTGCTGCGCCTGACGTACGACGACACGTCGGTCGTCTTCGCGGGCGGCGCGCGCGGGGAGACGGAGGCCCGGCTCCTGGAGCGCGGGCTGCTGTCCTCCGCCACGCTGCTGAAGGTCGGCTCGCCCGGCGTGGAGGGGGCGAATTCGCAGGCGTACCTGGAGGAGGTGCGGCCCCAGGCGGCGGTGATGAGCGGGGATGACGGCCTGGGGAAGAACCCGAAGGTGAAGGAGCTGCTCGCGCGGCTGCGCGGCGTGGATGCGCGGACGTTCCGCACGGACCTGAACGGCGAAGTGCACGCGGTGAGCGACGGCAAGCAGTTCGAGCTCTCGCTCCAGCGTCCCTCACCGGGGGAGCCCTCCTCCGCGCGGCGCATCTTCCCGGGGTTGGATCCGCGCCCCCCACTGGTGCGGACGGTGAAGCCCGCGCCGCCGGTGAAGCCGACGCCCACCGAGCCGCCTCCCGCCGTCCGGACGGAGCCCGCGCGAGTCGTCGAGGCGCCGCGGGACAGCGCGGCCCGCGCCAGCAACGTAATGGACGTGGATGACCTGCCCACCGCGCGCAAGGGCACGCGGACGGAAGCGCCGGAGAAGGCGGTGCGCTCGTCGTCCAGCAGGGCCTCCATGTCGGACAGTTACATGGCGAGCAAGAACAAGCAGATCTTCCACAAGGCAACCTGCCGGAGCGTGAAGCTCATCAATCCGGAGAACCTGCTCACGTGGAGCACGCGTGATGCGGCGGTGAAGTCGGGCCGCAAGCCCGCGGGAGACTGTGACCCGTGA
- a CDS encoding class I SAM-dependent DNA methyltransferase — MNTNANELVQKLWNLCSLLREDGVTYHQYVAELAFVLFLKMAKEKKREEQLPKGYRWDDLVKREGMDQLQFYREMLLKLGTHHDRRVQDIYADASTSLRHPKNLNALVKALDALDWYGVDRENLGDLYEGLLEKNATEVKSGAGQYFTPRPLVDAIIAVVKPQPGETVQDPAAGTGGFLIAADRHVRSQTDNYFDLTEKQQAFQRRQAFYGVELVPETRRLALMNMALHDLEGELILGDTLSPVGRDLPKADIIITNPPFGTKKGGGKPERDDFTFPTSNKQLAFLEHVYRGLKPGGRAAVVVPDNVLFEENVGQEIRADLMDKCDLHTVLRLPTGIFYAQGVKTNVLFFTRGQTDKGNTKAVWFYDMRTNAPSYGKRTPFLREHFTDFEKVFGDDAHGKSRRKDQGPEGRFRKFSREDIKARGDNLDVLWLKNEGLSQGDDAAEPEAIAAEIREQLQTAIGGIEVLQRVLAGEAS, encoded by the coding sequence ATGAACACCAACGCGAACGAACTCGTACAGAAGCTCTGGAACCTCTGCTCCCTCCTCCGCGAAGACGGGGTGACCTACCACCAGTACGTCGCCGAGCTGGCCTTCGTGCTGTTCCTGAAGATGGCGAAGGAGAAGAAGCGAGAGGAACAGCTTCCCAAGGGCTACCGCTGGGATGACCTAGTCAAGCGTGAGGGGATGGATCAGCTCCAATTCTATCGGGAGATGCTCCTCAAGCTTGGTACTCATCATGACAGGCGCGTTCAGGACATCTATGCGGACGCCAGTACATCGCTGAGGCATCCGAAGAACTTGAACGCGCTCGTAAAGGCCCTGGATGCGCTCGATTGGTACGGGGTGGACCGCGAGAACCTCGGCGACCTCTACGAAGGGCTCCTGGAGAAGAACGCCACGGAGGTGAAGTCCGGGGCGGGGCAGTACTTTACGCCTCGGCCTCTGGTGGACGCGATCATCGCCGTGGTGAAGCCTCAGCCCGGTGAGACCGTGCAGGACCCTGCAGCGGGAACGGGCGGGTTTCTCATCGCTGCCGACCGGCACGTCCGCTCACAGACAGACAACTACTTCGACCTCACGGAGAAGCAGCAAGCGTTCCAGCGCAGGCAGGCCTTCTACGGCGTGGAGTTGGTTCCTGAAACCCGTCGTCTGGCGCTGATGAACATGGCCCTGCACGACTTGGAGGGGGAGCTGATTCTCGGCGACACGCTCTCGCCGGTCGGGCGCGACCTCCCGAAGGCTGACATCATCATCACGAACCCGCCGTTCGGGACCAAGAAGGGTGGCGGCAAGCCCGAGCGCGATGACTTCACATTCCCGACTTCGAACAAGCAGCTTGCGTTCCTGGAGCACGTCTACCGGGGCCTGAAGCCCGGTGGTCGCGCAGCTGTTGTCGTTCCGGACAATGTGCTCTTCGAGGAAAACGTCGGCCAAGAGATCCGTGCTGACCTGATGGATAAATGCGACCTGCACACGGTCCTGCGACTGCCGACCGGCATCTTCTACGCGCAGGGGGTGAAGACCAACGTGCTGTTCTTTACCCGTGGCCAAACAGACAAGGGCAACACGAAAGCCGTCTGGTTCTACGACATGCGGACCAATGCCCCCTCCTATGGGAAACGGACCCCGTTCCTACGCGAGCACTTTACTGATTTCGAGAAGGTGTTCGGCGACGATGCTCACGGCAAGAGCAGGCGCAAGGACCAAGGCCCTGAAGGTCGCTTTCGGAAGTTCAGTCGCGAGGACATCAAAGCCCGAGGCGACAACCTTGACGTACTCTGGCTCAAGAATGAAGGACTCAGCCAGGGCGATGATGCGGCCGAGCCGGAGGCCATCGCCGCCGAGATTCGAGAGCAGCTTCAGACTGCAATAGGTGGGATCGAGGTATTGCAAAGGGTGCTTGCGGGTGAAGCCTCATGA
- a CDS encoding restriction endonuclease, which produces MPIPDFQSAMLPVLRLTQDGKDHTLGEAVEAVAVEFKATEEERNELLPSGRQRRLHNRVGWAKTYLQKAGLVEANGRGRFRITPRGRQVLQGKPTRVDMKFLEQFPEYNAFAALKHDAPDAGPSSAELPVSNETPEEILEESYQELRRRLAEELLERIKACDPRFFEKLVVDLLVAMGYGGSRKDAGQAVGQSGDEGIDGIIKEDRLGLDVVYIQAKRWNNTVGRPVVQAFAGSLEGQRARKGVLITTSDFSREARDYVKHIEKKIVLIDGGELAKLMIDSGVGVTEVATYTVKRLDLDYFGDEE; this is translated from the coding sequence ATGCCCATCCCTGACTTCCAGAGCGCAATGCTCCCGGTCCTTCGGCTCACCCAAGACGGCAAGGACCACACGCTTGGCGAAGCAGTGGAGGCCGTCGCCGTGGAGTTCAAGGCCACCGAGGAGGAGCGCAATGAACTGCTCCCCAGTGGCCGCCAGCGGCGGCTCCACAACCGCGTCGGTTGGGCGAAGACCTACTTGCAGAAGGCTGGCCTCGTTGAAGCCAACGGACGCGGGCGCTTCCGCATCACCCCGCGTGGCCGGCAGGTCCTTCAGGGCAAGCCGACGCGCGTCGACATGAAGTTCCTGGAGCAGTTTCCCGAGTACAACGCCTTCGCCGCCCTCAAGCACGACGCTCCGGACGCCGGGCCGTCGTCGGCAGAGCTTCCTGTCTCCAACGAGACTCCGGAAGAGATCCTCGAAGAGAGCTACCAGGAGCTGCGCCGCCGCCTCGCGGAAGAGCTGCTGGAGCGCATCAAGGCCTGCGACCCCCGGTTCTTCGAGAAGCTGGTCGTCGATCTCCTCGTCGCCATGGGCTACGGCGGCTCCCGCAAGGACGCGGGGCAGGCCGTTGGCCAGAGCGGCGACGAGGGCATCGACGGCATCATCAAGGAAGACCGCCTGGGGCTCGACGTCGTCTACATCCAGGCGAAGCGGTGGAACAACACCGTGGGCCGCCCCGTGGTCCAGGCGTTCGCCGGCAGCCTTGAAGGACAACGCGCTCGCAAGGGCGTGCTCATCACGACTTCGGACTTCAGCCGCGAGGCTCGCGACTACGTGAAGCACATCGAGAAGAAGATCGTCCTCATCGACGGCGGTGAACTCGCCAAGTTGATGATCGACAGTGGCGTCGGAGTGACCGAGGTCGCCACGTACACGGTGAAGAGGTTGGACCTGGACTACTTCGGCGACGAGGAGTAG
- a CDS encoding carboxypeptidase regulatory-like domain-containing protein: MSSLRLRPLLAPALLLAAACREAPPPPTPSATPPPTAVAPRPTGPVKWGEIEGRVLLTGTPPQPSSAPTSATVASVCGDQAEDRSLVVGGEGALAHAVVSLQDGAGLPAPETPAAPPVLDQKQCHYEPPALAAMAGGELLLRNSDPLVHNVRAQAGTNRSVFNVAMPLEGMTLRRPLPAEPGTVQVRCDVHPWMRAVVRTFNHPYFTTTAPDGRFRMRVPEGAHTLVFWHDRLPETSRTVTVRAGETVQVDQTWGVEALRQVGSGR; the protein is encoded by the coding sequence GTGTCCAGCCTCCGCCTCCGCCCCCTCCTGGCCCCCGCGCTCCTCCTCGCCGCGGCCTGCCGCGAAGCGCCACCCCCACCGACTCCCTCGGCCACGCCTCCTCCCACCGCCGTCGCGCCGCGCCCCACCGGGCCGGTGAAGTGGGGCGAAATCGAGGGCCGGGTGCTCCTCACCGGGACCCCTCCCCAGCCCTCCAGCGCACCGACCTCCGCCACCGTCGCCAGCGTGTGCGGCGACCAGGCGGAGGACCGCTCGCTCGTGGTGGGAGGCGAGGGCGCCCTGGCCCACGCCGTCGTCTCACTCCAGGACGGCGCGGGGCTGCCCGCCCCGGAGACGCCCGCGGCCCCGCCGGTGCTGGACCAGAAGCAGTGCCACTACGAGCCCCCCGCGCTCGCGGCGATGGCCGGCGGCGAGCTGCTGCTGCGCAACTCCGACCCGCTGGTGCACAACGTGCGCGCCCAGGCCGGGACGAACCGTTCGGTCTTCAACGTGGCCATGCCCCTGGAGGGCATGACCCTGCGCCGCCCGCTGCCCGCCGAACCGGGCACCGTCCAGGTCCGCTGCGACGTGCACCCGTGGATGCGCGCGGTGGTCCGCACCTTCAACCACCCGTACTTCACCACCACCGCCCCGGACGGGCGCTTCCGGATGCGCGTCCCCGAAGGGGCCCACACGCTCGTCTTCTGGCACGACCGGCTGCCGGAAACCTCCCGCACCGTCACCGTCCGTGCGGGGGAGACCGTGCAGGTCGATCAGACCTGGGGCGTGGAAGCGCTGCGTCAGGTCGGCTCGGGAAGGTAG
- a CDS encoding GYF domain-containing protein, with protein MNFTCDNCQKRYSIADEKVRGKTVKVRCKNCQNVITVEGPAEEESTRVVSLADVERIRAQERSLAGGGGAAAAPAPAPAPVAAAAAPAPLARPPASAPQTPWDDEPTRTAPPRQTAGAPWFVMVRNKQEGPLDETAVAEWMAAGTISARSFFWRQGMPDWKRGSDIPELAALLAPAAPPEPPPPPPEPPPVAVAPPPPARAAPARREPEPQQPFYAENEPGPSEDDNGGFERDGDEEEGTLFGNNRQAPAPVATPAPRRAAAAPMEDAPAASGAPLNELFSDLDLPGNRGDGSDEEDPGQDETREDPRGDEEEEDARQLDSKAARKRPVVPARRGSPLKVVALVLLLLIVLPVVALFGLSAAGMLPPALADVVNKVTGKAPPPVAPTPAPRQAAPAPGAAEPVAPPQGSAAGGEAAAPAEGSTP; from the coding sequence TTGAACTTCACCTGCGACAATTGCCAGAAGCGGTACTCCATTGCGGACGAGAAAGTCCGCGGCAAGACGGTCAAGGTCCGTTGCAAGAACTGCCAGAACGTCATCACCGTGGAAGGGCCCGCCGAGGAAGAGAGCACCCGCGTGGTGTCGCTCGCCGACGTGGAGCGCATCCGGGCCCAGGAGCGTTCGTTGGCGGGAGGTGGGGGTGCCGCCGCCGCGCCCGCGCCCGCCCCGGCTCCGGTGGCCGCCGCGGCAGCTCCTGCGCCCCTGGCCAGACCTCCTGCGTCGGCTCCCCAGACGCCCTGGGACGATGAGCCCACGCGCACCGCGCCTCCCCGCCAGACCGCCGGGGCGCCGTGGTTCGTGATGGTGCGCAACAAGCAGGAGGGCCCGCTGGACGAGACGGCCGTGGCCGAGTGGATGGCCGCGGGCACCATCAGCGCGCGCAGCTTCTTCTGGCGCCAGGGCATGCCGGACTGGAAGCGCGGTTCGGACATCCCGGAGCTGGCGGCGCTGCTCGCGCCCGCCGCGCCGCCGGAGCCGCCTCCGCCGCCGCCCGAGCCGCCGCCCGTGGCCGTCGCGCCCCCGCCGCCCGCGCGCGCCGCGCCCGCCCGCCGGGAGCCGGAGCCCCAGCAGCCCTTCTACGCCGAGAACGAGCCCGGTCCCTCCGAGGACGACAACGGTGGGTTCGAGCGCGACGGCGACGAGGAGGAGGGCACGCTCTTCGGCAACAACCGGCAGGCGCCCGCCCCGGTGGCCACGCCCGCTCCGCGCCGTGCGGCGGCGGCGCCCATGGAGGATGCCCCCGCCGCGAGCGGCGCGCCCCTCAACGAGCTGTTCTCCGACCTGGACCTGCCCGGCAACCGGGGCGACGGTTCGGACGAGGAGGACCCCGGTCAGGACGAGACGCGCGAGGATCCGCGCGGCGACGAAGAGGAGGAGGACGCGCGCCAGCTGGACTCGAAGGCCGCGCGCAAGCGTCCGGTGGTGCCCGCGCGCCGTGGCAGCCCGCTGAAGGTGGTGGCGCTGGTGCTGCTGCTGCTCATCGTCCTGCCGGTGGTGGCGCTGTTCGGCCTCTCGGCGGCGGGCATGCTGCCTCCCGCCCTGGCGGACGTGGTCAACAAGGTGACCGGCAAGGCGCCGCCGCCCGTGGCCCCGACTCCGGCGCCGCGTCAGGCCGCTCCCGCGCCGGGGGCCGCCGAGCCCGTGGCGCCTCCGCAGGGCAGCGCGGCGGGTGGTGAGGCCGCGGCTCCGGCGGAAGGTTCCACGCCGTAG